Proteins from a genomic interval of Solea solea chromosome 10, fSolSol10.1, whole genome shotgun sequence:
- the pou4f2 gene encoding POU domain, class 4, transcription factor 2 → MMMMSLNSKQPFAMAHTSLPEHKYSLHSSSSSTLTSNAPSSCSSSRHSNTIISSSSEAMRRACLPTPPSNIFGGLDESLLARAEALAAVDIVSQTKSHHHPPHHSPFKPDATYHTMNTLPCTSSSASSSVPISHPSALSGHHHHHHHHHHHQPHQALEGDLLDHITPGLALGAMAGPDGSVVSTAAHPAHMAGMNHMHQAAINMAHAHGLPPHMGMNDVDADPRDLEAFAERFKQRRIKLGVTQADVGAALASLKIPGVGSLSQSTICRFESLTLSHNNMIALKPILQAWLEEAEKSHREKLNKPELFNGAEKKRKRTSIAAPEKRSLEAYFAIQPRPSSEKIAAIAEKLDLKKNVVRVWFCNQRQKQKRMKYSACV, encoded by the exons atgatgatgatgtctcTGAACAGCAAGCAGCCTTTCGCCATGGCTCACACCAGCTTGCCCGAACACAAGTACTCGTTGcattcctcctcatcctccacgCTGACTTCCAATGCACCTTCCTCCTGCTCGTCCTCCCGACACAGCAACaccatcatcagcagcagctcggAGGCGATGCGGCGAGCCTGTCTCCCAACCCCACCG AGCAATATATTCGGAGGCTTGGATGAGAGTTTGTTGGCCCGAGCTGAAGCTCTAGCGGCGGTGGATATAGTCTCGCAGACCAAGAGCCACCACCACCCTCCACACCACAGTCCCTTCAAGCCGGACGCAACCTACCACACCATGAACACTCTCCCCTGCACCTCGTCTTCCGCCTCCTCCTCGGTGCCTATCTCTCATCCGTCCGCCTTGTCTggccaccaccatcaccaccaccatcaccaccaccaccagcctcACCAGGCGCTGGAAGGAGACCTGCTGGACCACATCACCCCGGGACTGGCACTAGGCGCCATGGCTGGGCCGGATGGCTCGGTGGTTTCCACGGCTGCACACCCTGCCCACATGGCGGGCATGAACCACATGCACCAGGCAGCCATCAACATGGCTCATGCCCACGGGCTACCGCCGCACATGGGCATGAATGATGTGGACGCCGATCCAAGGGACTTGGAAGCGTTCGCGGAGAGGTTTAAGCAGAGACGGATCAAACTCGGGGTTACGCAGGCGGATGTAGGGGCAGCTTTGGCCAGCCTTAAGATTCCTGGGGTGGGCTCCCTCAGCCAAAGCACCATTTGCCGATTCGAgtccctcaccctctcacacaACAACATGATCGCGTTGAAGCCCATCCTGCAAGCGTGGCTAGAAGAAGCCGAGAAATCACACAGGGAGAAACTTAATAAACCCGAGTTGTTCAACGGCGCTGAGAAAAAGAGGAAGCGCACGTCGATAGCTGCGCCGGAGAAGCGATCACTGGAGGCCTACTTTGCCATTCAGCCGCGTCCCTCATCGGAGAAAATCGCAGCAATCGCAGAAAAGCTGGACCTGAAAAAGAACGTGGTGCGGGTCTGGTTTTGCAACCAGCGGCAGAAACAGAAACGAATGAAATACTCTGCATGCGTCTAG